A genomic region of Caulobacter sp. NIBR2454 contains the following coding sequences:
- a CDS encoding TonB-dependent receptor domain-containing protein, translating into MSALDGARGGTAFLSALLASSAFVTIMGAGTALAQEAEATPSAESPAGAVSEVVVTGTRIRSTGFTAPTPTQVLGQVDLERAAQPNIFTAITQLPSLQGSSGATTGTFSTSSGQQGLSSFSLRGLGTIRTLTLLDGQRVVPANVTGVPDISMFPQLLVERVDVVTGGASASYGSDAVGGVVNFVTNKRFVGFKTNLLTGVTTYGDNHQWLAQVAAGKSFLDDRLHVQVSGEYDWEEGVPAGGFGEDAPGSRDWYTTATLVNRGITNDGSPQYLYREHVQAYQYAKYGLISAGPLQGTAFDQAGNPFQFQYGGGGVPSRAANGAVSGCYTNGGFCVGGDLSGNVGIGTSLQSRLKRMNAYTRVGFDLDANHEIYATFNAARVETSNQPNPGAATTNLTMSCANPYLPASVVAACANAGITTFSYGLSNALLPRNISVHPTRTQYRLVVGANGKFDVMGKNWVYDAYYTHGRNTTNIHVRDILLMPRYRAAIQATTVGGQIVCADPIARASGCVPINIFGGQRPSEAALAYITPKNGPYQHSVQKQDVASINFSGDTFSVPAGPVSLAFGAEWRKEQYYVEGDPYGDGNTDSPNTADYPADPVLTPSGANWFAGNYHSGAGEYSVKEAYAEVNVPLVDSDAAGRANLNMAGRWTDYSTSGTVYTWKVGATWDTPLEGLRLRAVTSRDVRAPNLSELYAAPVTTTMPNFTNPFTGGALTVLQNVVGNPDLKPEIAKNATLGVVLSNPQWLPGFSVSVDWYNIVLNGGISSLSAQQVVNFCFAGLQQFCGAFNFAPAQGTAFVNSQTFNLSSIKTSGFDIESSYRFELPSVPGRFTVRGLATNTHKFVTNPGIPGAVATDSAGQNSGATPDWKLLAIQTWETDRFSFSVQERWFSDGRFGNATTEYVECKPGSCPVSTASRPTLDYNQMSGATYVDISASYKFDNGLQIYGKVDNLLDRDPTPSPQTNTGLDANPALYDLLGRFYHLGLRYSF; encoded by the coding sequence ATGAGTGCTTTGGATGGCGCGCGAGGGGGAACGGCCTTTTTAAGCGCTTTGCTCGCATCGAGCGCGTTCGTGACCATCATGGGGGCTGGAACAGCCCTCGCGCAGGAGGCTGAGGCCACGCCATCGGCGGAAAGCCCAGCTGGCGCCGTGTCGGAGGTCGTCGTCACGGGCACGCGCATCCGCTCCACCGGCTTCACCGCGCCGACGCCGACCCAGGTCCTGGGCCAGGTCGATCTGGAGCGGGCCGCCCAGCCCAACATCTTCACCGCCATCACCCAACTGCCCTCCCTGCAAGGATCGAGCGGCGCGACCACGGGCACGTTCAGCACATCGAGCGGCCAGCAGGGCCTGAGCTCGTTCTCGCTGCGTGGCCTGGGGACCATCCGGACCCTGACCCTGCTGGACGGCCAGCGGGTCGTTCCGGCCAACGTCACGGGCGTGCCCGACATCAGCATGTTCCCGCAGCTGCTGGTCGAGCGGGTCGACGTGGTCACTGGCGGCGCCTCGGCCTCCTACGGCTCGGACGCGGTCGGAGGCGTGGTCAACTTCGTCACCAACAAGCGGTTCGTGGGCTTCAAGACGAACCTGCTGACCGGTGTCACCACCTATGGCGACAACCACCAGTGGCTTGCCCAGGTCGCGGCGGGCAAGAGCTTCCTGGACGACCGCCTGCACGTGCAGGTCAGCGGTGAATACGACTGGGAAGAGGGCGTTCCGGCGGGCGGCTTCGGCGAAGACGCACCGGGCAGCCGCGACTGGTACACGACCGCCACCCTGGTCAACCGCGGGATCACCAACGACGGCTCGCCCCAGTACCTCTATCGCGAGCACGTCCAGGCCTACCAGTACGCCAAGTACGGCCTGATCAGCGCCGGTCCGCTGCAGGGCACGGCCTTCGACCAAGCCGGCAATCCGTTCCAGTTCCAGTATGGGGGCGGGGGCGTGCCCTCCAGGGCGGCGAACGGCGCGGTCAGCGGTTGCTACACCAACGGCGGCTTCTGCGTCGGCGGCGACCTGTCGGGCAACGTCGGCATCGGCACCTCGCTGCAGTCGCGCCTCAAGCGCATGAACGCCTATACCCGTGTGGGCTTTGATCTGGACGCCAACCACGAGATCTACGCGACGTTCAACGCCGCCCGTGTGGAGACCAGCAACCAGCCCAACCCGGGGGCGGCCACCACCAATCTGACGATGTCGTGCGCGAACCCGTATCTGCCGGCCTCGGTCGTGGCGGCGTGCGCCAACGCCGGCATCACGACCTTCAGCTACGGCCTCAGCAACGCGCTGCTGCCGCGCAACATCTCGGTCCATCCGACCCGCACCCAGTACCGTCTGGTGGTCGGCGCCAATGGCAAGTTCGACGTCATGGGCAAGAACTGGGTCTACGACGCCTACTACACCCATGGCCGCAACACGACGAACATCCACGTTCGCGACATCCTGCTGATGCCGCGCTATCGCGCGGCCATCCAGGCCACGACGGTGGGCGGGCAGATCGTCTGCGCCGACCCGATCGCCCGCGCCAGCGGCTGCGTGCCGATCAACATCTTCGGCGGTCAGCGGCCCAGCGAGGCGGCCCTGGCCTACATCACGCCTAAGAACGGCCCATACCAGCACTCGGTCCAGAAGCAGGACGTCGCCAGCATTAACTTCAGCGGCGATACGTTCTCGGTTCCGGCGGGGCCGGTGTCGCTGGCCTTCGGCGCCGAGTGGCGCAAGGAGCAGTACTACGTCGAAGGCGACCCCTATGGCGACGGCAACACGGACTCGCCCAACACCGCCGATTACCCCGCAGATCCGGTCCTGACCCCGTCAGGCGCGAACTGGTTCGCCGGCAACTACCATTCCGGCGCTGGCGAGTACTCGGTCAAGGAAGCCTATGCCGAAGTGAACGTGCCGCTGGTCGATTCCGACGCGGCGGGCAGGGCCAACCTCAACATGGCCGGCCGCTGGACCGACTACAGCACCTCCGGAACCGTCTATACCTGGAAGGTCGGCGCCACCTGGGACACACCTCTTGAGGGCCTTCGCCTGCGAGCGGTGACCTCGCGTGACGTGCGTGCGCCCAACCTGTCCGAGCTTTACGCCGCGCCGGTCACCACCACGATGCCCAACTTCACCAACCCGTTCACGGGCGGCGCGCTGACGGTTCTCCAGAACGTGGTCGGCAACCCGGACCTCAAGCCGGAAATCGCCAAGAACGCGACCCTCGGCGTCGTGCTGTCCAATCCGCAATGGCTGCCGGGCTTCAGCGTCTCGGTCGACTGGTACAACATCGTCCTGAACGGCGGCATTTCCAGCCTGAGCGCCCAGCAGGTCGTCAATTTCTGCTTCGCGGGCCTCCAGCAGTTCTGCGGCGCCTTCAACTTCGCGCCTGCCCAGGGCACGGCCTTCGTCAACTCCCAGACGTTCAACCTGTCCTCGATCAAGACCAGCGGCTTTGACATCGAAAGCAGCTATCGGTTCGAACTGCCCAGCGTGCCTGGCCGCTTCACGGTCCGGGGCCTGGCGACGAACACGCACAAGTTCGTCACCAACCCCGGCATCCCCGGGGCGGTCGCCACCGACTCGGCCGGCCAGAACTCCGGCGCCACGCCGGACTGGAAGCTCCTGGCCATCCAAACCTGGGAGACCGACCGCTTTTCCTTCAGCGTACAGGAGCGCTGGTTCAGTGATGGCAGGTTCGGCAACGCCACCACCGAATACGTCGAATGCAAGCCCGGCAGCTGCCCTGTCTCGACCGCCAGTCGGCCGACCCTCGACTACAACCAGATGAGCGGCGCGACCTATGTCGACATCAGCGCCTCGTACAAGTTCGACAATGGTCTGCAAATCTACGGCAAGGTCGACAACCTGCTGGACCGCGACCCCACGCCGTCTCCGCAAACCAATACGGGCCTGGACGCCAACCCGGCGCTCTACGATCTGCTGGGACGGTTCTATCACCTGGGCCTGCGCTATAGCTTCTAG
- a CDS encoding glycosyl hydrolase family 28-related protein: MRLWLVTLVAALLLIGGGGGSAFASASVLATTPDDPSAVMVRGKGDGRADDSAALQSAIDAAAAKPGGGLVFLPSGRYRISRTLFMWPGVRMFGVGAERPKIVLGDATPGFQKGVANMVIFTGAKADPAVRVPFPPPGSVPFNKDIADANSGTFYTAMSNIDFAIGRGNPAATAIRFHSAQHTFVSHMRFDIGSGLAGLYHVANEAEDLHFKGGRYGILAEKPSAAWGFVLLDSTFEGQRDAAIREHEAGLTLVNVTMRDTPVGIEIDRGYGDWLWGKDVRFENVSKAGVIISNERNVYTQVGFENAVAINTPVFARMRDSGKTVPGKGRTYRVAAFNHGLVVPALGQMGEYRTIFQAEALTSTPAPRAPAIRSLPATSDWTNVRTLGAKGDNATDDTAAIQKAIDTHRVVYFPTGFYRVTDTLKLRPDTVLIGLHPSLTQIVLPDRTPAFQGVGGPKALVESAAGGDNIVHGLGLYTDGQNPRATALLWTAGANSMVNDVKFQGGHGTNLFDGARYNPYNANATADPDIAKRWGGQYPSLWVTNGGGGTFANIWSPNTYAYSGIYVSDTETPGYIYQTSVEHHLRSEISLNRVANWELLAPQTEEEAGEGEDTVSLEIRDSRNILVANYHGYRVTRTRRPAPAAVRLYNSHDIRFRNVAVNGESGFPTCDEGGCATFLRLTKYPYTNAIQDVTSGLEVRERQFAVLDVGAAPAPVTPSVYPAGARVEKLADGFYSLGGGAADAAGTLYFTDRRNQRIYSWSDARKLSIVRDNTLDPINLAVAASGDLLVLSSDGRNGSVYSFKPGSPDTEVTVIAPTPTGKSPGAAIVLPVNWWNNGEFKDQLDPDTYQFTTLAEMFARDMALPKPREYVSPDGSLALPAFRVFQQGPADHRGLRFSDSLDTYGFTTAKPGQRVLIANSSENKTYSGLVGQGGAITDLKPFADRGGESVAVDPDGKVYVANGQVFVYAPDGRELGRLDVPERPLQLVMGGADGRTLYILTHHALYAAPAK, encoded by the coding sequence ATGAGACTTTGGCTCGTCACCCTGGTCGCCGCCCTCCTCCTGATTGGGGGAGGCGGCGGCTCGGCCTTCGCGTCGGCTTCGGTCCTGGCGACGACGCCGGATGATCCCTCCGCCGTCATGGTCAGAGGCAAGGGGGACGGCCGCGCTGATGACAGCGCCGCGCTCCAGTCGGCGATCGACGCGGCGGCGGCCAAGCCCGGCGGCGGCCTCGTCTTCCTGCCGTCTGGCCGCTACCGGATCAGCCGAACCCTCTTCATGTGGCCCGGCGTGCGCATGTTCGGGGTGGGCGCGGAACGACCGAAGATCGTGCTGGGCGACGCCACGCCGGGCTTCCAGAAGGGCGTGGCCAATATGGTCATCTTCACCGGCGCCAAGGCCGATCCGGCCGTGCGCGTCCCGTTCCCGCCGCCGGGCAGCGTGCCGTTCAACAAGGACATCGCCGACGCCAATTCCGGCACCTTCTACACCGCGATGAGCAACATCGATTTTGCGATCGGGCGCGGCAACCCGGCCGCGACGGCGATCCGCTTCCACTCGGCGCAGCATACCTTCGTCAGCCACATGAGGTTCGACATCGGGTCGGGACTGGCGGGCCTGTACCACGTGGCCAACGAGGCTGAGGACCTGCACTTCAAGGGCGGCCGCTACGGCATCCTGGCCGAGAAGCCGTCGGCGGCCTGGGGCTTTGTGCTGTTGGACTCCACCTTTGAAGGTCAGCGCGACGCGGCGATCCGCGAGCATGAGGCGGGTCTGACGCTCGTCAATGTGACCATGCGCGACACGCCCGTCGGGATCGAGATCGACCGCGGCTATGGCGATTGGCTTTGGGGCAAGGACGTTCGCTTCGAGAACGTCTCCAAGGCCGGCGTCATCATCTCCAATGAACGCAATGTCTACACCCAGGTGGGCTTTGAGAACGCGGTGGCGATCAACACGCCGGTGTTCGCCCGCATGCGCGACAGCGGCAAGACGGTTCCCGGCAAGGGTCGGACCTACCGCGTCGCCGCCTTCAATCACGGCCTTGTCGTGCCGGCTCTTGGCCAGATGGGCGAGTATCGCACGATCTTCCAGGCCGAGGCGCTGACCAGCACGCCCGCGCCCCGGGCGCCGGCGATCCGCTCCCTGCCGGCGACCTCCGATTGGACGAACGTGCGCACCCTGGGCGCCAAGGGCGACAATGCAACGGACGACACCGCCGCCATCCAAAAAGCGATCGACACTCACCGTGTGGTCTATTTCCCCACCGGCTTCTACCGGGTCACCGACACGCTCAAGCTAAGGCCCGACACCGTCCTGATCGGCCTGCACCCCAGCCTCACCCAGATCGTGCTGCCCGACCGCACGCCGGCCTTCCAGGGTGTCGGCGGCCCCAAGGCGCTGGTTGAGTCCGCCGCCGGCGGCGACAACATCGTTCATGGCCTGGGTCTCTACACCGATGGCCAAAACCCGCGCGCCACCGCGCTGCTGTGGACGGCCGGCGCAAATTCGATGGTCAATGACGTCAAGTTCCAGGGCGGCCACGGCACCAACCTGTTCGATGGCGCGCGCTACAACCCCTACAACGCCAACGCGACCGCCGATCCTGACATCGCCAAGCGCTGGGGCGGGCAGTATCCCAGCCTGTGGGTGACCAACGGCGGCGGCGGGACCTTCGCCAATATCTGGAGCCCCAACACCTACGCCTATTCTGGCATCTACGTGTCCGACACCGAGACCCCTGGCTACATTTACCAGACCTCGGTCGAGCATCACCTTCGGTCCGAGATCAGCCTCAATCGCGTCGCCAACTGGGAGCTTCTGGCGCCGCAGACCGAAGAGGAGGCCGGGGAGGGCGAGGACACCGTCTCGCTGGAGATCCGCGATTCCCGCAACATCCTGGTGGCCAACTATCACGGCTATCGCGTGACCCGGACCCGCCGGCCGGCGCCGGCGGCGGTGCGGCTCTACAACTCGCACGACATCCGGTTCCGCAACGTCGCGGTCAATGGCGAGAGCGGCTTTCCGACCTGCGATGAAGGCGGCTGCGCCACCTTCCTGCGCCTGACCAAGTATCCCTACACCAACGCCATCCAGGACGTGACCAGCGGGCTGGAAGTGCGCGAGCGACAGTTCGCGGTGCTCGACGTCGGCGCGGCTCCCGCGCCTGTGACGCCATCGGTCTACCCCGCGGGCGCGCGGGTGGAGAAGCTGGCTGACGGCTTCTATTCGCTAGGCGGCGGCGCTGCCGACGCGGCCGGGACGTTGTACTTCACCGACCGCCGCAACCAGCGGATCTACAGCTGGTCGGACGCCCGCAAGCTTTCTATCGTGCGCGACAACACCCTGGACCCGATCAACCTGGCGGTCGCCGCTTCAGGCGACCTGCTGGTCCTGTCGTCGGACGGCCGCAACGGCTCGGTCTACAGCTTCAAGCCCGGCAGCCCCGACACCGAGGTTACGGTGATCGCGCCCACTCCGACGGGGAAAAGCCCTGGCGCGGCCATCGTCCTGCCGGTCAATTGGTGGAACAACGGCGAGTTCAAGGACCAGCTCGACCCGGACACCTATCAGTTCACGACCCTGGCCGAGATGTTCGCGCGCGACATGGCCCTACCAAAGCCCCGGGAATACGTTTCGCCCGATGGCAGCCTGGCGCTGCCGGCCTTCCGCGTATTCCAGCAAGGTCCGGCCGATCACCGGGGACTTCGCTTCTCGGACTCGCTGGACACCTACGGCTTCACCACGGCCAAGCCCGGTCAGCGGGTGTTGATCGCCAACAGTTCGGAGAACAAGACCTATAGCGGGCTCGTGGGCCAAGGCGGAGCGATCACCGATTTGAAGCCATTCGCCGACCGAGGCGGTGAAAGCGTGGCGGTGGACCCAGACGGCAAGGTCTATGTCGCCAACGGTCAGGTCTTTGTCTACGCGCCTGACGGCCGCGAGCTTGGTCGACTGGATGTCCCCGAACGTCCTTTGCAGCTGGTCATGGGCGGTGCGGACGGGCGGACCTTGTACATCCTCACCCATCACGCCCTCTACGCCGCGCCGGCCAAGTAG
- a CDS encoding gluconokinase, with protein MPPSSPTPDQADIAVIVMGVSGCGKSTLGALLADSLQCPFLEGDAFHDDRAVAKMRAGVPLNDDDRWPWLDRVASAIAEALAARGRVVAACSALRLSYRERLRTQVGSPLRFVLLEAGHDELARRLTARSGHYMPPSLLDSQLATLERPLDEEAVLILDASIPPERLRQMTEAWLMSQAAGTLRA; from the coding sequence TTGCCCCCGTCATCCCCCACCCCCGACCAGGCCGATATCGCCGTCATCGTCATGGGTGTCAGCGGGTGCGGAAAGTCCACGCTCGGCGCCTTGCTGGCCGACAGCCTCCAATGCCCATTCCTCGAAGGGGACGCCTTCCACGACGATCGCGCCGTCGCCAAGATGCGCGCTGGCGTGCCGCTGAACGACGACGATCGGTGGCCCTGGCTGGATCGCGTGGCCTCAGCTATCGCAGAGGCGCTCGCCGCCCGTGGAAGGGTGGTGGCGGCCTGTTCGGCGCTGCGGCTCAGCTACCGTGAGCGGCTGCGCACGCAAGTCGGATCGCCGCTGCGCTTTGTTCTGCTTGAGGCTGGCCATGACGAACTTGCTCGCAGACTTACCGCGCGTTCGGGCCACTATATGCCGCCAAGCCTGCTCGACAGCCAGCTCGCCACGCTCGAACGGCCCCTCGATGAGGAAGCGGTGCTGATCCTGGACGCTTCCATCCCGCCGGAGCGCCTGCGTCAGATGACCGAGGCGTGGTTGATGAGCCAAGCGGCCGGGACCCTGCGCGCTTAG
- a CDS encoding LacI family DNA-binding transcriptional regulator, whose product MIRADRTRDPTMADVAQLAGVSRMTVSRVINDGDKVSEATRAAVLAAIRELNFAPNLTARNLVMAGELRIGVVYSNPSAAFMSDFLIGVFEEATKAGARLILVRGEAGQAPSLPEMRRLLGGGVHGVVLAPPLGESAAVRALLAAAQLPVAVVAAGRPAPDAINVRIDDRQASQALVRHLLDLGHRRIGVIVGNPDQSASAERLAGARAAVAAVQGAQLVLAQGAFTYASGLQAAEQLLDLESPPTAIFASNDDMAAAAVSVAHRRHLDVPGDLTVVGFDDTTVATTLWPPLTTIHQPVRQMAAVALERLMRALRAPSAPEAFADHVLDHRLIERQSTAPAPSPRPNAASHPERSPHV is encoded by the coding sequence ATGATTAGGGCGGACCGTACGCGAGACCCCACCATGGCCGATGTGGCGCAGCTGGCGGGCGTCTCGCGCATGACGGTGTCGCGGGTGATCAATGACGGCGACAAGGTCAGTGAAGCGACCCGTGCTGCGGTCCTGGCGGCGATCCGCGAGCTGAACTTCGCCCCCAATCTGACGGCCCGGAATTTGGTTATGGCCGGCGAGCTGCGGATCGGCGTGGTCTATTCCAATCCCAGCGCCGCCTTCATGAGCGACTTCCTCATTGGCGTGTTCGAGGAGGCCACCAAGGCGGGCGCTCGCCTCATCCTGGTTCGCGGCGAGGCGGGCCAGGCGCCCTCGTTGCCGGAAATGCGAAGGCTGCTGGGCGGCGGCGTTCACGGGGTGGTGTTGGCGCCGCCGCTGGGCGAATCCGCGGCCGTGCGCGCCCTGCTCGCCGCCGCCCAGCTGCCCGTCGCGGTGGTCGCCGCGGGCCGCCCGGCGCCCGATGCGATCAATGTCCGCATTGACGATCGCCAGGCTAGCCAGGCCCTCGTGCGCCATCTCCTGGATCTGGGTCACCGAAGGATCGGCGTCATCGTCGGCAACCCCGACCAGAGCGCAAGCGCCGAGCGCCTGGCGGGTGCGCGGGCGGCGGTGGCGGCGGTCCAAGGCGCCCAGCTTGTCCTAGCGCAGGGGGCCTTCACCTATGCTTCGGGCCTGCAGGCCGCCGAGCAACTGCTCGACCTGGAGTCGCCGCCGACCGCCATCTTCGCCAGCAACGACGACATGGCCGCCGCGGCCGTATCGGTCGCCCACCGCCGGCATTTGGATGTGCCCGGCGATCTGACTGTCGTGGGCTTTGACGACACGACCGTGGCCACCACGCTGTGGCCGCCGCTCACCACCATCCATCAGCCGGTGAGGCAGATGGCGGCCGTGGCGCTTGAGCGGTTGATGCGCGCCCTGCGCGCTCCATCCGCGCCCGAGGCCTTCGCCGACCATGTGCTGGATCATCGCCTGATCGAGCGTCAATCAACAGCCCCCGCGCCGTCGCCAAGGCCGAACGCCGCCTCCCATCCCGAAAGGTCACCGCATGTCTGA
- a CDS encoding glycosyl hydrolase family 28-related protein translates to MRAILLSLMLAILTPALAVAGPSVLLAAPDDPRAVQVRGVGDGRADDTDAIQQALDAARDKTGHGLVFLPSGRYRLSRSVLVPPGVRVFGVGATRPVLVLGDNTPGFQEGVGTMVVFTGGDQYAVGEIPVPVPTVRPAAIKVRDANSGTFYSSMSNVDIEIGEGNPAAAGVRFRMAQHAFLRHMDFRIGSGFAGVYQAGNIMEDVHFHGGRYGIVTEKTSPAWQFTLVDSTFDGQRDAAIREHEARLTLVNVAIKNTPIGIEIDRGYSDSLWGKNVRFENVSKAGVVISAEDNVFTQIGFDNAVALKTPVFARFRDSGRTVAGKGEAYRVKSFTYGLTLAGLGQMGEYKTLVDLAALTAPPAAPAPALRSLPSMAEWTNVKTLGVKGDWATDDTAALQKAIDTHRVLYLPAGFYKVTDTLKLRPDTVLVGLHPAMTQLVIPDGNPRHAGVGVVAPILETPRAGDNIVSGIGLFTGRINPRASALLWRSGANSLVTDVKIMGGGGTPTADGKSLGAAQARSGDPVADGRWDAQYPSIWVTDGGGGTFNDVWSPNTFASAGFYISDTSTPGFIYQVSVEHHARNEFVLDNVQNWEFLAPQTEQEVGDGPDAVSLEIRNSRNILFANYHGYRVTRSYHPAETAVKLFNSSDIRFRNVHINAESGIALCDEIGCGTYLRASKFPFENAIQDKTRKLEVREREFAVLDVPGDAPPPAPAASRKVEKLEGGFWSISGATTAPDGTLYFVEKRFQRIWRWTKTRGLEVVRDHSLDPVNLAIDRSGKLLVVSSYGPQASVYSIDPAGPSDQLTMIAPTPSAPRAGAMTLLPVNWWNNGEFRDQYDPARGEFTTLAEMFARDVAAPKAQEYVSPDGSLVLPAFRVWQQGPPDHVGWRWADSLQAHGLIGAKAGERVFVTNESEAKTYSGKVGAGGTLTDLKVFANRGGESVAVDGQGRVFVANGQIFQYAPDGKLIGRIDVPERPLQLIFGGENNKILFVLTHHSLYAVTP, encoded by the coding sequence ATGCGCGCGATCCTGTTGTCTTTGATGCTGGCGATCTTGACGCCGGCCTTGGCCGTCGCCGGGCCGTCGGTCCTTTTGGCGGCGCCGGACGATCCGCGTGCGGTCCAGGTCCGCGGCGTGGGCGATGGCCGCGCCGACGACACCGACGCCATTCAGCAGGCCCTCGACGCGGCCCGAGACAAGACCGGCCATGGCCTGGTCTTCCTGCCTTCGGGCCGTTACCGGCTCAGCCGCAGCGTTCTGGTGCCGCCTGGCGTCCGCGTGTTCGGCGTCGGCGCCACGCGACCGGTCCTGGTTCTGGGCGACAATACGCCAGGCTTTCAGGAGGGTGTGGGCACGATGGTCGTGTTCACCGGCGGCGACCAATACGCCGTGGGCGAGATTCCCGTGCCCGTTCCGACTGTCCGGCCCGCCGCCATCAAGGTGCGCGACGCCAATTCGGGCACCTTCTATTCGTCGATGAGCAATGTCGACATCGAGATCGGGGAGGGCAATCCCGCGGCCGCGGGCGTTCGCTTCCGCATGGCCCAGCACGCCTTCCTTCGGCACATGGACTTTCGCATCGGTTCGGGGTTCGCCGGGGTCTATCAAGCCGGCAACATCATGGAAGACGTCCACTTCCACGGCGGCCGCTACGGGATCGTCACCGAGAAAACCTCGCCCGCCTGGCAGTTCACCTTGGTGGACTCCACCTTCGATGGTCAGCGCGATGCGGCGATCCGCGAGCATGAGGCGCGCCTGACCCTGGTCAATGTGGCGATCAAGAACACGCCGATAGGGATCGAGATCGACCGGGGCTACAGCGACAGCCTGTGGGGCAAGAACGTCCGCTTTGAAAATGTCTCCAAGGCGGGGGTGGTGATCTCGGCCGAGGACAACGTCTTCACACAGATCGGCTTCGACAACGCGGTGGCCCTGAAAACCCCTGTGTTCGCCCGCTTTCGCGACAGCGGAAGGACGGTGGCGGGGAAGGGCGAGGCCTATCGCGTCAAGTCGTTCACCTATGGCCTGACCCTGGCGGGCCTGGGCCAGATGGGCGAGTACAAGACGCTGGTTGATCTCGCCGCGCTTACGGCTCCGCCCGCCGCCCCGGCGCCGGCCTTGAGGTCGCTGCCGTCCATGGCCGAGTGGACCAACGTCAAGACACTGGGCGTAAAGGGCGACTGGGCGACCGACGACACGGCGGCGCTGCAAAAAGCGATCGACACCCACCGCGTCCTCTACCTGCCGGCCGGTTTCTACAAGGTCACCGACACCCTCAAGCTTCGGCCGGACACCGTATTGGTCGGCTTACACCCGGCGATGACCCAGCTGGTCATTCCCGACGGCAATCCCCGCCACGCAGGCGTCGGGGTTGTCGCCCCGATCTTGGAGACGCCTCGCGCGGGCGACAACATCGTATCGGGGATCGGCCTTTTCACGGGCCGTATCAATCCTCGCGCCTCGGCGCTGCTGTGGCGCTCGGGGGCGAACTCGCTGGTCACGGATGTGAAGATCATGGGCGGCGGCGGCACGCCAACCGCCGACGGCAAGTCTCTAGGCGCGGCCCAGGCTCGCAGCGGCGATCCCGTGGCCGATGGCCGCTGGGATGCGCAGTATCCCAGCATCTGGGTGACCGACGGCGGCGGCGGCACCTTCAACGATGTGTGGAGCCCCAACACCTTCGCCTCGGCCGGCTTCTACATCTCCGACACCAGCACGCCGGGCTTCATCTACCAGGTCTCGGTCGAGCACCACGCCCGCAACGAGTTCGTGCTCGACAATGTCCAGAACTGGGAGTTCCTCGCGCCCCAGACCGAGCAGGAGGTGGGCGACGGCCCCGATGCGGTGTCGCTGGAAATCCGCAACTCGCGCAACATCCTGTTCGCCAACTATCACGGCTACCGGGTGACGCGCTCGTATCACCCCGCGGAGACGGCGGTGAAGCTGTTCAACTCCTCCGACATCCGCTTTCGCAATGTTCACATCAACGCCGAGAGCGGCATCGCCCTTTGCGACGAGATCGGCTGCGGCACCTATCTGCGCGCCAGCAAGTTCCCGTTCGAGAACGCCATCCAGGACAAGACCCGCAAGCTTGAGGTGCGTGAGCGCGAGTTCGCCGTGCTCGACGTTCCCGGTGACGCGCCGCCGCCCGCGCCGGCGGCCAGCCGCAAGGTGGAGAAGCTGGAGGGCGGCTTTTGGTCGATCTCCGGCGCGACGACAGCCCCAGACGGCACGCTCTATTTCGTGGAAAAGCGCTTTCAGCGGATCTGGCGCTGGACCAAGACCCGAGGCCTGGAGGTCGTGCGCGACCATTCCCTCGACCCGGTGAATCTGGCCATCGACCGATCCGGCAAGCTCTTGGTGGTGTCGTCCTACGGGCCGCAGGCCTCGGTCTATTCGATCGACCCGGCTGGTCCCAGCGATCAACTGACCATGATCGCGCCGACGCCTTCGGCGCCGCGTGCGGGCGCCATGACCCTACTGCCGGTCAACTGGTGGAATAACGGCGAGTTTCGCGACCAATATGATCCCGCCCGGGGCGAGTTCACCACCTTGGCCGAGATGTTCGCCCGCGACGTCGCCGCGCCCAAAGCGCAGGAGTACGTCTCGCCCGACGGCAGCCTTGTCCTTCCGGCCTTCCGGGTCTGGCAGCAGGGGCCGCCCGACCATGTGGGCTGGCGCTGGGCCGATAGCCTGCAGGCCCACGGCCTGATCGGCGCGAAGGCTGGCGAGCGGGTGTTCGTCACCAATGAATCCGAAGCCAAGACCTATAGCGGCAAGGTTGGCGCCGGCGGGACCCTGACCGACCTGAAGGTCTTCGCCAACCGGGGCGGCGAGAGCGTCGCGGTCGATGGGCAGGGGCGCGTGTTCGTCGCCAATGGCCAGATCTTTCAGTACGCCCCCGACGGAAAGCTGATCGGCCGCATCGATGTGCCCGAACGTCCGTTGCAGCTGATCTTCGGCGGCGAGAACAACAAGATCCTGTTCGTCCTGACCCATCATTCGCTCTACGCGGTGACGCCTTGA